Proteins encoded in a region of the Acidobacteriota bacterium genome:
- a CDS encoding phosphate ABC transporter ATP-binding protein, with product MQSKISIKDLDFYYGKEQALFDISLELPEHEVIAFIGPSGCGKSTFLRTLNRMNDTIPIASVSGQVIIDGKDIYAPGTDVVALRRKVGMVFQKSNPFPKSIFENVAYGIRINGIHSDREDMNRRVEKALRDAALWDEVKDRLTTSAFGLSGGQQQRLCIARALAVQPDVILMDEPASALDPIATQKIEELVVELKKDYTIVIVTHNMQQAARVSDRTAFFMLGKLIEYNPTQKMFTNPDEKLTEDYITGRFG from the coding sequence ATGCAGAGCAAAATAAGCATAAAGGATCTGGATTTTTATTACGGGAAGGAGCAAGCGCTCTTCGACATCTCGCTTGAGCTGCCCGAGCACGAGGTCATCGCTTTTATCGGGCCTTCGGGCTGCGGAAAATCGACGTTCCTGCGGACGCTTAACAGAATGAACGACACGATCCCGATCGCCTCTGTATCGGGCCAGGTGATCATTGACGGAAAAGATATCTATGCTCCGGGAACCGACGTCGTTGCGCTCCGGCGAAAGGTCGGAATGGTCTTCCAGAAGTCGAACCCGTTCCCGAAGTCGATCTTTGAAAACGTAGCTTACGGCATCCGGATCAACGGCATCCACTCTGACCGCGAGGATATGAATCGTCGGGTCGAGAAGGCTCTCCGCGATGCGGCACTTTGGGACGAAGTAAAGGACCGGTTGACCACATCGGCATTCGGGCTCTCCGGCGGGCAGCAGCAGCGGCTTTGTATCGCCCGGGCACTTGCCGTCCAGCCGGACGTGATCCTGATGGACGAGCCGGCCTCGGCGCTCGACCCGATCGCGACTCAGAAGATCGAGGAACTCGTCGTTGAGCTGAAGAAGGACTACACCATCGTTATCGTGACACATAATATGCAGCAGGCGGCACGTGTCTCGGACCGGACGGCGTTCTTTATGCTCGGCAAGCTGATCGAGTACAACCCGACGCAGAAGATGTTTACCAACCCGGACGAGAAATTGACCGAGGACTACATCACCGGGCGGTTTGGGTAA
- a CDS encoding TonB-dependent receptor produces the protein MRTKRFIQFIALVVFGLASLNGAFGQATDNGSISGTVSDQNGALIPGATITIKNLATGLTRSTTVRDNGTWNFAVLPLGDYEVKAEAAGFEPKIEQANVGSSVSTQVFLILGVAGVEGNVVDVVVTDDSGPLPEGTSVTGSQLTGKKLESLPSIRGAFTSLTTDASVSGDLNDPLGTGSGNQEVSVAGSRTTSQSVLFNGIDATNATGTGSLTGNISPAPETVQEVKILTSGYDASLGRSGGGNIQLVTRGGGNTFNGNAYAYVQNELFNANDFFFNRDGIDRQKARKFEGGATLGGPIKKDRAFFFVGYQRTDSKSAYVPTAQSYTVLPEALALITDRSDPENIRLAFLRTAQNGGQVSTFGNAFTFLPGPGAPGYCVRTLTPGTFAGTIASTCIDPTSPGFRLFGLRNPVTGGFIIPQLTAGRYEPLFYNTANVEALLNGTTRITDFTPFGLPNGLPILDRGVQGRVRGGFPLVRVRNVFPAEYEQDQITARIDYTLSPGNSEGKGLNTLAGTFFWADFPSLDPFSDDTLVSATPLIKADKNRTLAITNTHFFSPTLINEVRFGYFFLDNTRELDDRFLSNELTNPGLGIFNPATVFDSGPATLRGARWAGFGNFRDFSLMAPNDVYNKRNQTTLTFANNMTWIKGRHSLRFGAEHKRNFYDTNLPEEQGVEFEGLTNFTELLTGFVPEADVAFGISDKQFRFNDLSFYISDEFKLSQKLTLTMGLRWDWFGWPIEKFGRFSNFDFSRVTDPNNIEPGFILPTNIANTGVAAIDQSLGGIASAGNKHTLNGQDLNNFAPRVGFAFKPFTNDSTVIRGGYGIFFDRPSAAFINTIYSNYPFFKEIEVQTESSPSTVQTTTAFGQTNPMFPFSSYFPYRVAFRDADRFTPYVLVDQGPGADPIAGVEPLEFRAIDRDLKTPMVQQWNIGIQREFAFGSSENWTVEARYVGSKGQNLLLAVGFNQPYDLNDPNTPDYIYGRLNDAFDLARPGILPARAPGLSERDRGTRPNNDVDGAFGACSTIWRAILGYNPCNNGNGGIDLNASAANFQFVNALIAAEVRVPYLGFDPTDAIILQSRGYSSYHSGLLNVSRRLSKGFALNLSYTWSKSIDIGSTDPGSTTASGRPDTPNLGLVVQGDQRNLNANKAVSDYDRPHKFAGTFTWELPFNKSKNKWINGFQLVGSGQWQSGAPFSIIASDAGFEVLRTSGDIESQFLGIFLEATERNAPLLPLNTLVRIFNVGGASGTIFNAAFGRPSVRSLELLRRGGADRLREYFNICQDPNNTECALVAPLGGFGNLGRNTLRGPSQKRIDFSLQKTTRLSERLSLELKWDVFNIFNWANFANPNSDLSDETDFGQITRTVGAPRVMQFGAKLRF, from the coding sequence ATGCGCACAAAACGATTCATACAATTTATTGCTCTGGTAGTTTTTGGCCTTGCCAGCCTTAACGGAGCTTTCGGACAGGCGACCGATAACGGCAGCATTAGCGGTACCGTTTCGGACCAAAATGGAGCGCTGATCCCCGGCGCGACCATCACTATCAAGAATTTGGCTACGGGGCTAACCCGCAGCACGACCGTCCGCGACAACGGAACATGGAACTTTGCCGTGCTTCCTCTCGGCGATTATGAAGTAAAGGCCGAGGCCGCCGGATTTGAGCCAAAGATCGAACAGGCAAATGTTGGATCAAGTGTCTCAACACAAGTATTCCTTATTCTCGGCGTCGCCGGAGTGGAAGGAAATGTCGTTGACGTTGTTGTTACCGACGATAGCGGTCCGCTTCCGGAAGGCACGAGTGTCACCGGATCTCAGCTCACGGGCAAAAAGCTCGAGTCGCTTCCCTCGATCCGCGGAGCGTTCACTTCGCTTACGACCGATGCTTCGGTTTCGGGCGATCTTAATGATCCGCTTGGAACCGGCAGCGGTAACCAGGAAGTCTCTGTCGCCGGCTCACGTACAACATCGCAGTCGGTGCTTTTTAATGGTATCGACGCCACCAACGCCACCGGCACCGGCTCGCTTACCGGCAACATCTCGCCCGCACCGGAAACGGTTCAGGAAGTAAAGATATTGACCTCGGGCTATGATGCCTCGCTCGGGCGCAGCGGCGGCGGCAATATCCAGCTCGTAACACGCGGCGGCGGAAATACCTTTAACGGCAACGCCTACGCCTATGTTCAGAATGAGCTTTTCAACGCAAACGATTTCTTTTTTAACCGAGATGGTATCGATCGCCAGAAGGCACGCAAGTTCGAAGGCGGTGCCACGCTCGGCGGACCAATTAAGAAGGACCGAGCGTTCTTCTTTGTAGGTTATCAGCGGACGGATTCGAAATCAGCCTACGTACCGACCGCACAAAGCTACACCGTGCTTCCCGAGGCACTCGCACTGATCACAGATCGGTCCGATCCCGAGAACATCCGGCTCGCATTCCTGAGAACAGCACAGAACGGCGGACAGGTCAGCACCTTCGGAAACGCATTCACGTTCCTTCCGGGGCCCGGTGCCCCCGGTTACTGCGTTCGGACCCTGACGCCGGGCACCTTTGCCGGAACGATCGCTTCGACCTGTATCGACCCGACCAGCCCGGGGTTTAGGCTCTTTGGCCTCCGCAATCCGGTGACAGGCGGGTTTATTATTCCGCAGCTGACGGCCGGACGCTACGAGCCGCTTTTTTATAACACCGCCAACGTCGAGGCCTTGCTCAACGGCACGACCCGAATCACCGACTTTACGCCATTCGGACTGCCGAACGGCCTGCCGATCCTCGACCGTGGCGTGCAGGGCCGAGTCCGCGGCGGGTTCCCGCTGGTTCGCGTTAGGAATGTTTTCCCTGCGGAGTATGAACAGGATCAGATCACAGCAAGGATCGATTACACCCTTTCACCGGGCAATAGCGAAGGCAAAGGCCTCAATACTCTCGCCGGAACGTTTTTCTGGGCAGATTTCCCGTCGCTCGATCCTTTCTCAGACGACACACTTGTTTCGGCAACACCGCTTATCAAGGCCGATAAGAACCGGACGCTGGCGATCACGAATACACACTTCTTTTCACCGACTCTGATCAACGAGGTCCGCTTCGGCTACTTCTTTCTGGATAACACCCGCGAGCTTGACGATCGGTTTCTATCTAACGAGCTGACAAACCCGGGCCTTGGGATCTTTAACCCGGCGACGGTCTTCGATTCGGGACCCGCGACCCTCCGCGGTGCTCGCTGGGCAGGCTTCGGCAATTTCCGCGATTTTTCGCTGATGGCCCCGAACGACGTTTACAACAAGCGAAATCAGACGACCCTGACCTTCGCTAACAACATGACCTGGATCAAGGGCCGCCACTCGCTTCGCTTCGGTGCCGAGCACAAGCGGAACTTTTATGACACGAATCTTCCCGAAGAGCAGGGCGTTGAGTTTGAGGGCCTGACGAATTTCACCGAGCTGCTGACAGGCTTTGTGCCTGAAGCGGACGTCGCTTTTGGCATCAGCGACAAGCAGTTCCGGTTCAACGACCTCAGCTTTTACATCTCGGACGAGTTCAAGCTCTCGCAGAAGCTTACGCTGACGATGGGCCTTCGCTGGGATTGGTTCGGTTGGCCGATCGAAAAGTTCGGACGTTTCTCGAACTTTGATTTCTCACGCGTGACCGATCCGAACAACATCGAGCCGGGCTTCATTCTTCCGACGAACATCGCCAACACGGGCGTTGCCGCGATCGACCAATCGCTCGGCGGGATAGCTTCGGCCGGCAACAAGCACACGCTCAACGGCCAGGACCTGAACAATTTCGCCCCGCGCGTCGGCTTTGCGTTCAAGCCGTTCACCAACGATTCGACCGTCATACGCGGCGGCTACGGCATCTTCTTTGATCGGCCGTCGGCGGCGTTCATCAACACGATCTACTCCAACTATCCCTTCTTTAAGGAGATAGAAGTGCAGACCGAGAGCTCGCCTTCGACCGTCCAGACGACGACGGCGTTCGGGCAGACAAACCCGATGTTCCCGTTCTCGAGCTACTTCCCTTACCGAGTGGCCTTCCGCGATGCAGACCGCTTTACGCCCTACGTATTGGTCGATCAGGGCCCTGGGGCTGACCCAATCGCAGGCGTTGAACCGCTCGAGTTTCGAGCGATCGACCGCGACCTGAAAACGCCAATGGTCCAGCAATGGAATATCGGTATCCAGCGGGAATTTGCATTCGGCAGCAGCGAGAATTGGACCGTCGAGGCTCGTTACGTCGGATCGAAGGGGCAGAACCTGCTTCTGGCGGTCGGCTTTAACCAGCCGTATGACCTTAATGACCCGAACACGCCGGACTACATTTACGGACGTTTGAACGATGCGTTCGACCTCGCACGCCCGGGCATTCTCCCGGCTCGTGCTCCGGGCCTGAGCGAGCGTGATCGCGGTACACGGCCGAACAATGATGTTGACGGAGCATTTGGGGCCTGCAGCACCATTTGGCGTGCGATCCTCGGCTACAACCCGTGCAACAACGGAAACGGCGGCATCGACCTCAACGCATCTGCGGCAAACTTCCAGTTTGTAAATGCCCTGATCGCGGCTGAGGTCCGAGTCCCGTACCTCGGTTTTGACCCGACGGACGCGATCATTCTGCAGTCGCGCGGCTACTCGTCGTACCATTCGGGATTGCTGAACGTTTCGCGTCGCCTCTCGAAGGGCTTTGCCTTGAATCTCTCTTACACCTGGTCGAAATCGATCGACATCGGCTCGACCGACCCGGGCAGCACGACCGCCTCGGGCCGGCCGGACACGCCGAACCTCGGCCTTGTTGTGCAGGGCGACCAGCGGAACCTGAACGCCAATAAGGCGGTTTCGGACTACGACCGGCCGCACAAGTTCGCAGGTACATTCACCTGGGAACTTCCCTTTAACAAGTCAAAGAACAAGTGGATCAACGGCTTCCAGCTCGTCGGCTCGGGACAGTGGCAGTCAGGCGCACCGTTCAGCATCATCGCCTCTGATGCGGGATTTGAGGTTCTCCGGACCAGCGGCGATATCGAGTCACAATTCCTGGGCATATTCCTTGAAGCCACGGAACGCAACGCTCCGCTTCTTCCGCTCAACACTCTTGTCCGCATCTTTAATGTCGGCGGGGCAAGCGGAACGATCTTCAATGCGGCTTTCGGACGCCCGAGTGTTCGAAGCCTCGAGCTGCTACGTCGCGGCGGTGCAGATCGACTCCGTGAATACTTCAACATATGCCAGGACCCGAACAACACCGAATGTGCCCTTGTCGCACCGCTCGGCGGCTTTGGAAATCTCGGCAGGAACACGCTCCGCGGCCCCTCGCAAAAGCGTATCGACTTCAGCTTGCAGAAAACGACACGGCTTTCCGAGCGGCTTTCACTCGAGCTGAAGTGGGACGTTTTCAACATCTTCAACTGGGCAAACTTCGCAAACCCGAACTCCGACCTCAGCGATGAAACGGACTTCGGCCAGATAACGAGGACAGTTGGTGCGCCGCGTGTAATGCAGTTCGGAGCAAAGTTGAGGTTCTAG
- the pstA gene encoding phosphate ABC transporter permease PstA, producing the protein MTEAATGHNKRRIINLVMTSLTAICAVFATSVLLIIIGFIAYQGISSISWEFLTDTPKPVGEGGGIGNAIVGSAMMTLLAAAIGLPVGIAAGVYLAEFGKNWYGNTIRFIADTLIGVPSIIIGIFIYTVVVMPMGRQSGLAGGLALAIIMIPIVARTTEEMINLVPNSMREGALALGAPQWRVSWNIVLPAAMSGIATGAMLAIARITGETAPLLFTALNSRFYNFYYDQPMSSLTVQIYNFATGPFEVEHAMAWAATLLLVGFILFINIIVRYLTRKKY; encoded by the coding sequence ATGACTGAGGCAGCAACCGGACATAACAAAAGGCGGATCATCAATCTGGTGATGACCTCGCTTACTGCCATCTGCGCGGTTTTCGCTACGTCCGTGCTGCTGATAATCATCGGCTTTATTGCCTATCAGGGCATTTCGTCGATAAGTTGGGAATTTTTGACGGATACGCCAAAGCCGGTCGGCGAAGGCGGCGGGATCGGCAATGCGATCGTTGGCTCGGCGATGATGACGCTGCTCGCTGCGGCGATCGGGCTTCCGGTCGGGATCGCGGCGGGTGTTTATTTGGCAGAATTCGGCAAGAACTGGTATGGCAACACGATCCGGTTCATCGCCGATACGTTGATCGGCGTGCCCTCGATCATCATCGGCATTTTTATCTACACGGTCGTCGTGATGCCGATGGGCCGGCAGTCGGGACTCGCCGGCGGGCTTGCACTGGCGATCATTATGATTCCGATAGTTGCCCGGACGACCGAGGAGATGATAAACCTCGTGCCAAACTCGATGCGTGAGGGAGCTCTTGCTCTCGGCGCACCGCAGTGGCGGGTCTCGTGGAACATCGTCCTGCCGGCGGCAATGTCGGGCATTGCGACAGGCGCAATGCTTGCCATCGCCCGCATCACCGGCGAGACGGCTCCGTTGCTTTTTACGGCACTCAACAGCCGTTTTTACAACTTTTATTACGACCAGCCGATGTCCTCGCTGACGGTGCAGATATATAACTTTGCAACCGGCCCGTTCGAGGTCGAGCACGCGATGGCATGGGCGGCGACGCTTCTTCTGGTCGGATTTATTCTCTTTATAAATATCATTGTGAGATATCTGACGCGGAAGAAGTATTAG
- the phoU gene encoding phosphate signaling complex protein PhoU encodes MEHRIIDQQLDLLRDKILLLGGATEAAVNRAMQALVERDSELAKKVLDEDKIIDQMELEIDQMSIEILALQQPAAHDLRFVISVAKITPILERIADHASSIAEAAIVLNNEPQIKNYVDFPIMAKTAAEMLRSALDAFTSEDSQLSREVIKRDKEIDSSYKRVFNELLEMMIDNPSSTTGAAHLLFVAKHLERIGDYVKDICELNVYLTEAAFIKHSKHS; translated from the coding sequence ATGGAACATAGAATTATTGACCAACAACTGGACCTGCTGAGGGATAAGATCCTTCTGCTTGGCGGTGCGACCGAAGCGGCCGTTAACCGGGCGATGCAGGCGTTGGTAGAGCGGGACAGCGAACTGGCGAAGAAGGTGCTCGACGAAGATAAGATCATCGACCAGATGGAGCTTGAGATCGACCAGATGAGCATCGAAATACTTGCCCTCCAGCAACCGGCGGCGCATGACCTTAGGTTCGTGATATCAGTCGCGAAGATCACGCCGATACTTGAGCGAATAGCGGACCACGCAAGCAGCATTGCCGAGGCGGCGATCGTGCTCAACAACGAACCGCAGATCAAGAACTACGTCGATTTTCCGATCATGGCAAAGACCGCGGCCGAGATGCTCCGCTCGGCACTCGATGCATTTACGTCAGAGGATTCGCAGCTCTCGCGTGAGGTCATCAAGAGAGATAAGGAGATCGACTCAAGCTACAAGCGGGTCTTTAACGAATTGCTGGAGATGATGATCGACAATCCTTCGTCAACGACCGGTGCCGCCCACCTGCTCTTCGTCGCAAAGCACCTCGAACGCATCGGTGACTACGTTAAAGATATATGCGAACTGAACGTCTATCTGACCGAAGCCGCCTTCATAAAACACAGCAAACATTCTTAG
- the nadA gene encoding quinolinate synthase NadA produces the protein MSTVVEQVRPLEDFLVMPEAELASSIEAAREALGGDVIILGHHYQRDDVIRHADLNGDSYQLSVMASETNAQHIVFCGVHFMAESADILGKPQQRVILPDLGAGCSMADMATIDQVEDAWEQLRDIGVLKSKVAPITYMNSSAAIKAFCGRNDGVVCTSSNAVPLFDVYLKEFDKMFFFPDQHLGRNTGAKFGIPLDKMVVWNPNEELGGNTPEALLEAKLILWRGHCSVHGRFKEWHVDRIREKVPGVQVLVHPECTYEVVERSDLNGSTSFIIKTVENAPAGSKWAIGTEVNLVNRLAQRFPDKEIHLLAPDLCMCATMYRIAPQNLAWALENLAEGVVVNEIVVDDETKHFANIALERMIRMTETGK, from the coding sequence ATGAGTACAGTGGTTGAGCAGGTTCGCCCGCTCGAGGATTTTTTGGTGATGCCGGAGGCGGAGTTGGCCTCGAGTATTGAGGCTGCTCGCGAGGCCTTGGGCGGCGATGTGATCATTCTCGGGCACCATTATCAGCGTGACGACGTTATTCGCCACGCCGACCTGAATGGCGATTCGTATCAGCTTTCCGTGATGGCTTCGGAGACGAATGCTCAGCACATCGTTTTCTGCGGCGTTCACTTCATGGCCGAATCGGCCGACATACTCGGCAAGCCGCAGCAGCGGGTCATCTTGCCGGACCTCGGTGCGGGCTGTTCGATGGCGGACATGGCGACCATCGATCAGGTCGAGGACGCCTGGGAACAGCTCCGCGATATCGGTGTCCTAAAGAGCAAGGTCGCACCGATCACCTATATGAACTCATCGGCGGCGATCAAGGCCTTTTGCGGGCGGAACGACGGCGTCGTCTGCACCTCGTCGAACGCGGTCCCGCTTTTCGATGTATATCTGAAGGAATTCGACAAGATGTTCTTTTTCCCGGACCAGCATCTTGGGCGGAACACGGGAGCGAAGTTCGGCATCCCGCTCGACAAGATGGTCGTCTGGAATCCGAATGAGGAACTAGGCGGAAATACGCCCGAAGCCTTGCTTGAGGCAAAGCTGATTCTTTGGCGAGGCCATTGTTCGGTCCACGGGCGGTTCAAGGAGTGGCACGTCGACCGGATCCGCGAGAAGGTTCCGGGCGTTCAGGTGCTTGTCCATCCGGAGTGCACGTACGAGGTTGTCGAGCGCAGCGACCTGAACGGCTCGACAAGCTTTATCATCAAGACGGTCGAAAACGCACCGGCAGGTTCAAAGTGGGCGATCGGCACCGAGGTCAATCTTGTCAACCGGCTCGCTCAGCGGTTTCCGGATAAGGAAATTCACCTTCTCGCTCCGGACCTCTGCATGTGTGCGACGATGTACCGCATCGCCCCGCAGAACCTGGCATGGGCGCTCGAGAACCTTGCCGAGGGCGTTGTGGTGAACGAGATAGTCGTCGATGACGAAACGAAGCACTTTGCCAATATCGCCCTTGAGAGGATGATCCGGATGACCGAAACGGGCAAGTAG
- a CDS encoding VCBS repeat-containing protein, protein MKRKDYRFTLGAFLAACAILFSSASVADAQAISKGGDLTGTFTLLINEVEADPGNQQNDSCQYIELRGVPNSTVPANVYFVAIDSDAAFPGRLHHVVPVGGVTVGSNGLIYLRNTVAPVCQNRTAAAGTTVVDYSSVIRIGGGNLEVGSESFAIITTAANIFAGLDIDADDDGTLDIAVTTVYDAAAFLINPDEHFVYPNGAGSSAILGTAFQDVPDAFVRFPSNDTAFSTAAYYYGEIAASPDEAVAFVDPRSANFPTGGVLTPGAPNVPAAAPTTPARADYDGDGRTDLSVFRPSEGNWYLFGSTAGFSVLNWGISTDVIVPADFDGDGKTDTAVFRAAADAAQPDFWILNSNGFTFSGSSWGIDGDLPAVADYDGDGKADVAVYRPSNGTWYIVLSSNSSAVIVNNPGTTPVPGDYDGDGQADGIIYTNGSWVGTLSSGPQVNIALGQAGDIPVPGDYDGDGRDDQAVFRPSDGTWRPILSSNGSQPVIQFGAAGDIPIVGDYDGDGTEDQAIYRNGQWWVNASTAGVSVQQFGISTDRPTPAFARP, encoded by the coding sequence ATGAAGAGAAAAGATTATCGTTTTACGCTAGGCGCGTTTCTTGCCGCCTGTGCGATCTTATTCAGCTCGGCGTCCGTCGCCGACGCGCAAGCAATTTCTAAAGGCGGAGATCTGACAGGCACATTCACTCTGTTGATCAACGAGGTCGAGGCCGACCCCGGCAATCAACAGAATGACTCGTGTCAGTACATCGAGCTTCGTGGTGTTCCAAACTCGACCGTACCGGCGAACGTTTATTTTGTCGCCATCGACAGCGATGCGGCATTTCCGGGACGCCTTCACCATGTCGTCCCGGTCGGCGGGGTGACGGTTGGCTCGAACGGCCTTATTTATCTCCGCAACACGGTTGCCCCCGTCTGCCAGAATCGCACGGCAGCGGCCGGCACGACCGTTGTTGATTATAGTTCGGTCATTCGCATCGGCGGCGGAAACCTCGAGGTCGGTTCGGAAAGCTTCGCTATCATCACAACCGCCGCGAATATCTTCGCCGGTCTTGATATCGATGCAGACGACGATGGCACTCTCGACATCGCCGTGACCACGGTTTACGATGCAGCCGCGTTCCTCATCAACCCGGATGAGCACTTCGTTTATCCGAACGGTGCCGGTTCGAGCGCGATCCTCGGAACCGCTTTCCAGGACGTGCCCGATGCCTTCGTCCGCTTCCCGAGCAACGACACTGCGTTCAGCACGGCCGCCTACTATTACGGCGAGATCGCTGCATCACCCGATGAGGCAGTCGCCTTCGTCGATCCGCGAAGTGCAAACTTCCCCACCGGCGGCGTTCTTACGCCCGGTGCACCGAACGTTCCGGCAGCGGCCCCGACAACTCCGGCCCGTGCCGACTACGATGGCGATGGCCGCACCGATCTTTCGGTCTTCCGGCCTTCAGAAGGCAACTGGTATCTCTTCGGTTCAACTGCCGGCTTCAGCGTTCTTAACTGGGGCATCAGCACCGACGTGATCGTTCCGGCCGATTTCGACGGCGATGGCAAGACGGACACTGCGGTCTTCCGTGCAGCGGCCGATGCGGCCCAGCCGGACTTCTGGATCCTCAACAGCAATGGCTTCACCTTCTCCGGCTCCTCATGGGGCATTGATGGTGACCTTCCGGCGGTTGCGGATTACGACGGCGACGGCAAGGCCGATGTTGCGGTCTATCGACCCTCGAACGGCACCTGGTACATTGTTCTCAGCTCGAACAGTTCTGCGGTGATCGTCAACAATCCGGGCACGACGCCAGTTCCCGGTGACTACGACGGCGACGGCCAGGCTGACGGCATCATCTACACCAACGGAAGCTGGGTCGGAACGCTTTCGAGCGGCCCGCAGGTTAACATCGCTCTCGGACAGGCCGGCGACATCCCTGTTCCCGGAGACTATGACGGCGACGGCCGTGACGACCAGGCGGTCTTCCGTCCTTCGGATGGCACCTGGCGGCCGATCCTTAGCAGCAACGGCTCGCAGCCGGTGATTCAGTTCGGTGCTGCCGGAGACATTCCGATCGTCGGAGATTACGACGGCGACGGCACCGAGGACCAGGCGATCTATCGCAACGGACAGTGGTGGGTCAATGCTTCGACCGCCGGCGTCTCGGTACAGCAATTCGGTATCAGCACCGACCGCCCGACACCGGCGTTCGCCCGTCCGTAA
- a CDS encoding peptidylprolyl isomerase, translating into MDRKYIFASIAIVAVIIGGLAFVFSGPSADAEPLTTLTDADVEAIARSQEQLGDKSLVESLEVPEAKQAFLQGMKEHLALAAAAKQEGLDGDPLFKINRDYKVDRLLADMYEAKLGHSPNNPYPVAKEDIDRIFADANNASAFKRDMDALQKIQNDANHKMGTGIMPGVLFGESLERAKKSWARAKILSDQAKADAEFMASNEVKLRVSVLEAGLLSTDLLRKHWTERIRATDSEIAKFIATRPEYDLKRKWQKADEVLKRALAGESFAKLVAEFTEHRPTKATGGLIDNIVAGDDPGPVENALLAATPGKVLPQVVESELGRHILMLVKRTPKKLADGREKIEYSYRQILFQNKFEQPGVNDPEIPPPFMTAEEIARMIIEREKRDRLVAEYMAKTKIEVPGASPAASE; encoded by the coding sequence ATGGATAGGAAGTACATTTTTGCATCAATAGCTATCGTAGCCGTGATCATCGGCGGGCTCGCTTTTGTTTTCTCAGGCCCGTCGGCTGATGCCGAACCGCTGACCACGCTGACCGATGCAGACGTCGAAGCCATTGCCCGCTCGCAGGAGCAGCTTGGCGATAAGTCGCTTGTCGAATCGCTCGAGGTTCCTGAGGCGAAGCAAGCATTTCTACAGGGAATGAAGGAACACTTAGCTCTTGCGGCCGCCGCAAAGCAAGAGGGTCTCGATGGAGACCCTCTCTTCAAGATCAATCGGGACTACAAGGTAGACCGGCTTTTGGCTGATATGTACGAAGCCAAACTCGGCCACAGCCCCAATAATCCGTATCCGGTCGCAAAGGAAGACATCGACCGCATCTTCGCAGACGCGAACAATGCTAGTGCCTTCAAGCGGGATATGGATGCGCTCCAGAAGATACAGAACGACGCTAATCATAAGATGGGAACCGGGATAATGCCCGGCGTTCTTTTCGGCGAAAGTCTCGAGCGGGCAAAGAAGAGTTGGGCACGTGCAAAGATCCTCTCGGACCAAGCCAAAGCCGATGCGGAGTTCATGGCGAGCAATGAAGTAAAGCTCCGCGTCAGCGTTCTCGAAGCGGGACTGCTCTCGACTGACTTGCTTCGCAAGCACTGGACCGAACGCATCCGGGCGACCGATAGCGAGATCGCCAAATTCATCGCCACCCGGCCCGAGTATGACCTCAAACGGAAATGGCAGAAGGCCGACGAGGTCCTCAAGCGTGCATTGGCGGGAGAGAGCTTTGCAAAGCTCGTTGCGGAGTTCACCGAACACCGGCCCACAAAAGCAACCGGCGGACTCATAGATAACATCGTCGCCGGCGATGATCCCGGCCCGGTCGAGAACGCTCTTCTCGCTGCAACTCCCGGCAAGGTTCTTCCGCAGGTTGTCGAAAGCGAACTCGGGCGTCACATTTTGATGCTCGTTAAGCGGACGCCGAAAAAGCTGGCCGATGGCCGCGAAAAGATCGAATACAGCTATCGGCAGATTCTTTTTCAGAACAAGTTTGAACAACCTGGGGTCAATGACCCGGAAATTCCTCCGCCGTTCATGACGGCAGAAGAGATCGCTCGGATGATCATCGAGCGTGAAAAACGTGACCGTTTGGTCGCCGAATACATGGCGAAAACCAAGATCGAAGTCCCGGGTGCGAGCCCGGCGGCTTCTGAATAG